A window of Equus caballus isolate H_3958 breed thoroughbred unplaced genomic scaffold, TB-T2T haplotype2-0000766, whole genome shotgun sequence contains these coding sequences:
- the LOC111771854 gene encoding cuticle collagen 34, which yields MFIHSVFYCELQKNARLTPSAFRFPLGEGWDFRFHLRKTTSRRSPSEGPAGAIPSANGEVIFWPGLGGGLEAGTVQRLRGAWGRWLEGSGRAAGRRESRQGPRLFLLPPRPASAPPPLAGPSRRRPDSPDTRPPPARRRSRPAPAVTCSLREPGSRGPGGPPFPRGPGLSARERLPGRPTHPCTQSGRFRPPGFSDWNAGAQAGSCPVWVSSPGGGVRGCPPTPCFPQRTDALLPPAPPSVEDAGAREHHAWKGTVLATQGPAALSN from the exons atgttcattcattctgttttttattgtgaacttCAGAAGAACGCTAG attgactccttcggctttccgttttcctcttggggaggggtgggacttccggtttcatctccggaagacgacgagccggaggagtccgtcagaggggccagcaggagcgattccGTCGGCAAACGGGGAAGTTATTTTCTGGCCGGGcctggggggaggtttggaggcggggaccgtccagcgtctgcgcggggcctgggggcggtggcttgagggctcgggccgggcagctgggcgccgggagtcccgccagggccctaggctcttcctcctccctcctcgccccgcctccgcccctcccccgctcgccggtccctcccggcgccgccccgactcgcccgacacccgcccgccgcccgcgcggcgtcgcagccgccctgcccccgccgtcacctgctcgctccgcgagccgggctcccggggacccggcgggcctccgtttccccgcgggcccgggctgtCGGCTCGGGAGCGGctccccgggcgccccacgcacccctgcacgcagtcggggcgcttccgaccgcctggcttctccgactggaacgcgggcgcccaggcggggagctgcccggtgtgggtttctagtccgggcggtggtgtccgtggctgcccgcccacgccctgttttccccagcgcaccgatgcgctgctgccacccgcgcctccttcggttgaggatgctggtgcccgagagcaccacgcctggaaggggacggtcctggccactcagggtccagctgctctcagcaactag